The following coding sequences are from one Streptomyces sp. NBC_00536 window:
- a CDS encoding MoaD/ThiS family protein: protein MATGTIRYWAAAKSAAKTAEEAYSARTLAEALDAVRERHPGELTRVLQRCSFLVDEQPVGLRPHESVELTEGGTVEVLPPFAGG from the coding sequence GTGGCAACCGGAACCATCCGCTACTGGGCCGCGGCCAAGTCCGCGGCCAAGACGGCGGAGGAGGCGTACTCGGCGCGGACCCTGGCCGAGGCGCTCGACGCCGTGCGGGAACGCCACCCCGGGGAGTTGACCCGGGTGCTGCAGCGCTGCTCCTTCCTGGTGGACGAGCAGCCCGTGGGCCTGCGCCCGCACGAGTCCGTCGAGCTGACCGAAGGCGGCACCGTAGAGGTGCTGCCGCCGTTCGCGGGCGGGTGA
- a CDS encoding LmeA family phospholipid-binding protein, protein MRFLRTILIIAVVLGGILAGADRLAVGYAEDELAAKVQAGRGLAGETDVNIHGFPFLTQALDRRLEQVDVKLRGVNAAGPDGRKIRISELDARFHDVSLNSSYTGGKAARADGSAQISYADLTEASQNGVTVTYGGAPGKVKVTASVEVLGRSLTRSVVSTISLVNGTTVRVRADEVPGEGLPGVESLVRKRTDFDRNLDGGLPAGLKLSALTSDASGVHLTVDGSDVVLAGS, encoded by the coding sequence GTGCGTTTCCTACGGACGATCTTGATCATCGCAGTGGTGCTGGGCGGGATACTCGCGGGCGCCGACCGGCTGGCGGTCGGCTACGCCGAGGACGAACTGGCCGCCAAGGTGCAGGCGGGCCGGGGCCTGGCCGGGGAGACGGACGTGAACATCCACGGCTTCCCGTTCCTGACCCAGGCGCTGGACCGCCGGCTCGAACAGGTCGACGTGAAGCTGCGCGGGGTCAACGCCGCCGGCCCCGACGGCCGCAAGATCCGGATATCCGAACTCGACGCGCGCTTCCACGACGTGTCGCTGAACAGCAGCTACACGGGCGGCAAGGCGGCGCGCGCCGACGGGTCCGCGCAGATCTCGTACGCCGACCTGACCGAGGCCTCGCAGAACGGGGTCACCGTCACCTACGGCGGGGCCCCGGGCAAGGTGAAGGTGACCGCGTCCGTCGAGGTGCTGGGCCGGTCCCTGACGCGGAGCGTGGTCTCCACGATCAGCCTGGTGAACGGGACGACCGTGCGGGTGCGCGCCGACGAGGTGCCGGGTGAGGGCCTCCCCGGGGTCGAGTCCCTGGTGCGCAAGCGCACCGACTTCGACCGGAACCTCGACGGCGGTCTGCCGGCCGGGCTGAAGCTGTCCGCGCTGACCTCCGACGCGAGCGGTGTGCACCTCACGGTGGACGGCTCGGACGTGGTGCTGGCCGGATCGTGA
- a CDS encoding Ms5788A family Cys-rich leader peptide, which yields MKHQQADLTKRRAVDLCRVAAMLCRPF from the coding sequence ATGAAGCATCAGCAGGCGGACCTCACGAAGCGGCGGGCAGTAGACCTGTGTCGCGTCGCCGCCATGCTCTGTCGCCCTTTCTGA
- a CDS encoding sulfurtransferase → MSRSDVLVDADWVEAHLNDANVVVVEVDEDTSAYDKNHITNAVRIDWQRDLQDPVRRDFVDQEGFEKLLSAKGIANGDTVVLYGGNNNWFASYAYWYFKLYGHQDVRLLDGGRKKWELDSRDLVDGSEVPNRPATAYKAQAQDSSIRAFRDDVVAAIGSKNLVDVRSPDEFSGKLLAPAHLPQEQSQRPGHVPSARNIPWSKNANDDGTFKSDEELTALYEAEQVDLAKDTIAYCRIGERSALTWFVLHELLGQENVKNYDGSWTEYGSLVGVPIELGANK, encoded by the coding sequence ATGAGCCGCAGCGACGTCCTCGTAGACGCCGACTGGGTCGAGGCCCACCTGAACGACGCGAACGTCGTCGTCGTCGAGGTGGACGAGGACACGTCCGCCTACGACAAGAACCACATCACGAACGCCGTCCGCATCGACTGGCAGCGCGATCTCCAGGACCCGGTGCGCCGCGACTTCGTGGACCAGGAGGGCTTCGAGAAGCTCCTCTCGGCCAAGGGCATCGCCAACGGCGACACGGTCGTCCTCTACGGCGGCAACAACAACTGGTTCGCGTCCTACGCCTACTGGTACTTCAAGCTCTACGGCCACCAGGACGTCCGCCTGCTCGACGGCGGCCGCAAGAAGTGGGAGCTGGACTCCCGCGACCTGGTCGACGGCTCCGAGGTCCCGAACCGCCCGGCCACCGCGTACAAGGCCCAGGCCCAGGACTCCTCCATCCGCGCCTTCCGTGACGACGTCGTCGCCGCGATCGGCTCGAAGAACCTGGTCGACGTGCGCTCGCCCGACGAGTTCAGCGGCAAGCTGCTCGCCCCGGCGCACCTCCCGCAGGAGCAGTCGCAGCGCCCCGGCCACGTGCCGAGCGCCCGCAACATCCCGTGGTCGAAGAACGCCAACGACGACGGCACCTTCAAGTCGGACGAAGAGCTGACCGCCCTCTACGAGGCCGAGCAGGTCGACCTGGCGAAGGACACCATCGCGTACTGCCGCATCGGTGAGCGCTCCGCGCTCACCTGGTTCGTGCTGCACGAGCTGCTGGGCCAGGAGAACGTCAAGAACTACGACGGCTCGTGGACCGAGTACGGCTCGCTGGTCGGCGTGCCGATCGAGCTGGGCGCCAACAAGTAA
- a CDS encoding DUF1416 domain-containing protein encodes MCGAQIGGPSLDTLKPGETAIQGQITQGGEPVSGYVRLLDSTGEFTAEVPTSATGQFRFYAAEGTWTLRALVPGAKADRTVVVAETGGVTDVAIAV; translated from the coding sequence ATGTGTGGAGCACAGATCGGCGGGCCCTCCCTCGACACGCTCAAGCCGGGCGAGACGGCCATCCAGGGCCAGATCACCCAGGGCGGCGAGCCGGTGTCCGGCTACGTCCGCCTGCTGGACTCGACCGGTGAGTTCACGGCCGAGGTCCCGACCTCGGCGACCGGCCAGTTCCGCTTCTACGCCGCCGAAGGCACCTGGACCCTGCGGGCGCTGGTCCCGGGCGCCAAGGCGGACCGTACGGTCGTCGTCGCCGAGACCGGTGGCGTGACGGACGTGGCCATCGCGGTCTGA
- a CDS encoding DUF3099 domain-containing protein, whose protein sequence is MYARRRRGYFLLMGGCLFLFVSAWSWVRLLSVPAAVALCVVAMLIPPVAAIAANRRGPDDRWWDDPSGDPKSDEWWDELDGKRRPHDD, encoded by the coding sequence ATGTACGCCCGGCGTCGGCGCGGCTATTTCCTGCTCATGGGCGGATGCCTGTTCCTGTTCGTGTCCGCCTGGTCCTGGGTGCGCCTGCTCTCGGTGCCGGCGGCCGTGGCGCTGTGCGTGGTCGCCATGCTGATCCCGCCGGTCGCGGCGATCGCGGCGAACCGGCGCGGACCGGACGACCGCTGGTGGGACGACCCCTCCGGGGACCCGAAGTCCGACGAGTGGTGGGACGAGCTGGACGGCAAACGGCGCCCGCACGACGATTGA